From the Triticum urartu cultivar G1812 chromosome 4, Tu2.1, whole genome shotgun sequence genome, the window GAACATTTTAGATGCCTAAAAAATTCAAATTCTTTGGTATcttctactccctctgtaaactacttcctccgttcctaaatacttgtctttctaagcatttcaacaagtgactacatacggagcaaaatgagtgaatctacactctaaaatatgtctacatacattcgtatgtagtagtcatttgaaatgtctagaaagacaaatatttaggaacggagggagtaatataaaagcgtttagattGAATTTATTGTTCAGGCCGGGTGTAGATGGACAGTGAGTAAAAAAACTTCACGGAGACAGTTGTTTTTTTTAACCTTCACGGAGACATCTGGCGGCTGGCGCACAAGAAAAAAAACGTCAGCGAGACGTGTTGCTGGGCCGAGCTACTACGGGCTTCGTGGGCCGCGCGCTTGGCGCATAGGGTAGGTGCGGAGTGCGGACCGTCTCCGTCCCTCCCATGCTCACCAAAGCCTCAGCCACACTCCAGTTCGAATCCCGCCGCCGTCTCCGCCGTAGTgccccccacccctcctccccggtGATTCCGCCTCCAGATCTCTCCACATGTCGGAGAGGAAGCGCCGGGCGGGGGCAGATGCGGCCGCGGGGGGCTCGACCTCGAAGAAACCGCGCGGCGCCTCGGCCGCCGCATCCTACGCCCAATCCCTCCGCTCGAAGCTCCGCCCGGACGCCTCCATCCTCGCCTCCCTCCGCGCcctcgcctccgccgcctccaAATCCAAGCCCGCGGCCGCGTCCTCAGCCGGCGCGAAAGCCCTCTCCGAGGACGACCCGGCATCCGCCTCCTCCAACTACATCGTGGTCGCCGACCAGGACACCACCTCCGTCACCTCCCGCATCAACCGCCTCGTCCTCTCCGTCGCGCGGAGCATCCTGGCTGGCCGCGGCTTCTCCTTCGCCGTCCCCTCCCGCGCCTCCTCGAACCAGGTATACCTCCCGGACCTCGACCGCATCGTGCTCCTCCGCCGCGAGTCCGCGAGGCCCTTCGCCAACGTCGCCACCGCGCGCAAGGCCACCGTCACCGCGCGCGTCCTCTCCCTCGTCCACGCCGTCCTGCGCAGGGGCATCCACGTCACCAAGAGGGATCTCTTCTACACCGACGTGAAGCTCTTCGGCGACCAGTCCCAGTCGGACGCCATCCTCGATGACGTCTCCTGCATGCTTGGATGCACCCGCTCGTCGCTCCATGTCGTCGCCTCTGAGAAGGGCGTTGTGGTTGGCCGCCTCACTTTTGCTGATGACGGCGACGTCATTGACTGCACGAGAATGGGCGTCGGCGGTAAGGCCATCCCGCCCAACATCGACAGGGTGTCAGGCATTGAGAGCGACGCTCTGTTCATCTTGCTTGTGGAGAAAGATGCTGCTTTCATGCGCCTCGCTGAGGACCGGTTCTACAACCGTTTTCCGTGCATCATATTGACAGCAAAGGGACAGCCGGATGTTGCCACCAGGTTGTTCTTGCGCCGGCTTAAGGTAGAGCTGAAGCTGCCGGTACTCGCATTGGTGGACTCTGATCCATATGGGCTGAAGATCTTGTCCGTGTATATGTGCGGCTCCAAGAACATGTCGTATGACAGTGCCAATCTGACAACGCCAGATATCAAGTGGCTTGGCGTGCGGCCAAGTGATCTGGACAAGTACAGGGTACCGGAGCAGTGCCGGCTTCCCATGACTGATCACGATATCAAGGTAGGAAAAGAGATGCTAGAGGAAGACTTCGTAAAGCAAAATGAAGGGTGGGTCAAGGAGTTGGAGACGATGTTGCGAACAAAACAAAAGGCTGAGATTCAGGCTCTCAGCTCCTTTGGGTTCCAGTACCTGACTGAGGTATATCTACCCCTCAAGCTGCAGCAGGAGGACTGGATTTGAGATCTCTTCTGATGGCAGGTGAATAGATGATCGTGTTGCTCTTTATCTTTGTGTTCATGTTGAGTTTGGTTGGTTTCATTACTGATCCAATACATTCTCATCTTCTTGATGCATTTTACCAAGGACATAAGCCTTATGCAAGTTAGTATAAAAATGTTATCATCTGTGACTGGGAATTACTCCCTCTGTCCCGTAATATACGAGTGTTTTTTACACTAATATAAAAGTGTTTTttacactacactagtgtcaaaaacgtcttatattatgggacggagagAGTAGTATTCAGTGTACCTTGGCATTACATAAGGGCATCCTTCCTCATGATTAGTAGACTGACAAAAGCGTAGAATATTCAATCAGGATGCACGAGTTAACCAATATTGCTACTAAACGTGGTATCATGTTTCCAGGTGCAGATGATACAGAGAAAGAGCAGCTTGATCTAGGAGCATCAATTTGACACCTGCGGGGGGCTAGCTTAAAAATACCTCATCTGTGCTGCATAACATTTGTGCGGCAGTCCCTTTGTATGATTTTATGTATTTGAAAAACTGTATGTTGTGTACTTGTGATATCTGCATTTAGAAGTATCTGCATCTGTGGAATTAGATATGACTTATGTGTATTTGAAAATTTGTATGTTGTGTTTTTCTTGTACTGCTGAAGATAGAATTTGGTGTAAGTTCTGATGCCTGTATTTAGAAGCTAGCATTCGCATCTGGAAAATCGGTTGCAAGAGATTAGAGCTACTGCCATACTTTAGTTTTTTTTTGGAAGGGATACTTATGTTTATCTGTATATCCTGCTAAAACAAAATGTAGTTTGTTTCAATATTTATCTGTGCAAACGCATGCACAGGTCAGATCACCTGAAAGCTTTGGCCTCTTTGGTTGAAACTAGCATAGCCCGTGCGACGGCACGCTGCGCCTGGTGATGCATTATATTTATACGGATCGTAAAGGCCATTGTTATATTTTTAATGATAGAATTGCATAACTAAAACCCAGAAAGAGTTCTAAAAGGTGGAAAATGAGTACATTTATTGCAGCCATGTATGATAAATACTGATCAACAGAAGTGTACACGCTACTCATAAGGTCCACTTATTGGCACATTATAGAGACCGTTCTACTTCCTCGGTCACGGTTTAGAAGGCGCGCTTGAAAATTCTCTGAAACCTAGGTGGTTATCTATTGGTTGTGAGATGGGCTAAAAAATAGCATTCACACTACGCATGCATATAGAAATAGAAAACCGGAGTACTAATTAGCTACTAGAAATAAATACAATACGCCCTAAACCTTGTTTATTGTGGAAACGCATGCAAATTTAACTGTGCCTTCTAAACTGTGACGAAGGGAGTATGGAACATACTATATACAATGATGCAACTGCATGAAAGTAAATGATTGCGGATGGCCTAATTGAGTTAAATCATCCTAGTGTAGCCTCCTGTAAGATAGTTTGTAATGAAGTAGTCAAGAGCTTTTGCAAATTCC encodes:
- the LOC125552031 gene encoding DNA topoisomerase 6 subunit A3, which encodes MSERKRRAGADAAAGGSTSKKPRGASAAASYAQSLRSKLRPDASILASLRALASAASKSKPAAASSAGAKALSEDDPASASSNYIVVADQDTTSVTSRINRLVLSVARSILAGRGFSFAVPSRASSNQVYLPDLDRIVLLRRESARPFANVATARKATVTARVLSLVHAVLRRGIHVTKRDLFYTDVKLFGDQSQSDAILDDVSCMLGCTRSSLHVVASEKGVVVGRLTFADDGDVIDCTRMGVGGKAIPPNIDRVSGIESDALFILLVEKDAAFMRLAEDRFYNRFPCIILTAKGQPDVATRLFLRRLKVELKLPVLALVDSDPYGLKILSVYMCGSKNMSYDSANLTTPDIKWLGVRPSDLDKYRVPEQCRLPMTDHDIKVGKEMLEEDFVKQNEGWVKELETMLRTKQKAEIQALSSFGFQYLTEVYLPLKLQQEDWI